The Huiozyma naganishii CBS 8797 chromosome 3, complete genome genome contains a region encoding:
- the AAR2 gene encoding U5 snRNP complex subunit AAR2 (similar to Saccharomyces cerevisiae AAR2 (YBL074C); ancestral locus Anc_7.396), with product MSRIVIPQISHDTVIGIDQFSFSVKKGHPFCGIVNIPAGTHVIHFQNDGEGSSLRYGYWFRDGDYCFTYDDDDTLVMSEELDTAKFESNVAQFGKVAGGVIEYPKIDEEAKWYSLSKFILWDQISQFAPPSKYHNIIPVDSSFTTLEEHDIVSKTLDHSQDREGGNLATTFQYTPIRFKSRDAIRPGHEMTDFRDRTFYLNDVILPRYYRNKMQLYFSELQFSFLNGILFGNYGSSLQWHSLVELVCSSTKLPRENDGIIIQQVDEILACQMDTFPEEYFDVLLNKEMWSDILLGNSTRQGPHLPLTREAVNKKIPRLLDGSDGSVDSDTADVDTNTQLEYYDSETGNDGEYLPPIDSDSDGAVVVESLTYKLLRR from the coding sequence ATGAGTAGAATAGTGATCCCCCAAATTAGTCACGATACGGTTATTGGAATAGATCAGTTCTCATTCAGTGTGAAGAAGGGCCATCCATTCTGTGGGATCGTTAACATACCTGCTGGAACCCACGTTATCCACTTCCAAAACGACGGTGAAGGTAGTTCCTTGAGGTACGGCTACTGGTTCCGCGACGGGGATTACTGTTTCACgtatgatgatgacgatacGCTTGTGATGAGTGAGGAGCTTGACACTGCGAAGTTCGAGAGCAACGTGGCCCAATTCGGTAAAGTTGCTGGTGGCGTTATCGAATACCCGAAAATCGATGAGGAAGCCAAGTGGTATTCCTTAAGCAAGTTCATCTTGTGGGATCAAATAAGTCAATTTGCCCCCCCCAGCAAATACCACAATATAATCCCTGTGGACTCCTCATTCACAACACTCGAGGAACACGATATTGTCAGTAAGACACTCGATCATTCACAAGACCGTGAGGGAGGCAATTTAGCAACGACCTTCCAGTACACACCTATCAGATTTAAATCCAGAGATGCTATTCGACCTGGACATGAGATGACTGACTTCCGGGATAGAACTTTTTACCTCAACGATGTTATACTACCTCGATATTACCGTAACAAGATGCAGTTATATTTCAGCGAGTTACAGTTTTCATTCTTGAACGGTATCCTGTTTGGTAACTACGGATCCAGCTTACAATGGCACAGTTTGGTGGAGCTTGTCTGTTCATCTACCAAACTACCACGGGAAAACGACGGGATAATAATACAACAGGTTGACGAGATTCTCGCATGTCAAATGGACACTTTCCCCGAGGAATACTTTGACGTTCTGTTGAACAAAGAAATGTGGAGTGACATTCTACTGGGTAACTCCACTCGACAGGGTCCACATTTACCCCTGACCCGCGAGGCCgtcaacaagaaaataccTCGCCTACTGGACGGTTCTGATGGAAGCGTTGACTCAGACACTGCGGATGTCGATACCAACACCCAGTTAGAGTACTACGATTCAGAGACGGGCAACGATGGCGAGTACCTCCCACCCATCGACAGTGACAGTGACGGCGCTGTCGTTGTAGAGAGTCTGACATACAAGCTGCTGCGGCGATAG